In Bradyrhizobium lablabi, one DNA window encodes the following:
- a CDS encoding OmpA family protein, which produces MTNLRLVLLATTALTVTQLAAAPSHAQTAPLVVAQAAPKEELGPDGKPKPKEAPKGAPPKAAPPAPPAAPPAKPAAPPPPPPPPPPPAPKPAPPAAPPPHVPPPAAPPPPPPPPPHVPPPAAAPPAPPPPHIPPPAAAPPPAAPKPTPTPSPTPTPTPSPTATPQIQQRLEQKLPQKNAPTLVPPTGAKQLPQSPAPTAAPTPTPTPTAPPAGGGAGTPPPGRAGQTPAATPSPTSTPTPTPTAPPTGGGAGTPPPGRAGQAPVAPSATPAPGGAQTALPAGAAPLVRHAPPTVTAPLPPPPPPAAALAPIPQGAPPQGPRRMEDFRAARQESDQGGRRVFTEPGRVIIVDPSGQSFIRHDEDERFRYGARDIRTEQVGGDTRTVVIRPDGSEIITVVGRDGQLLRRIRRDREGREIIIIDNSYRDPAAVGGFYVDLPPPVIRIPYDRYIVEADDAPPDLIYETMEAPPVERIQRRYSLDEIRYSPSVRQLMPSIDLNSINFETGSWDVPPDQAAKLQVIADGLNRAIQRNPREVFLIEGHTDAVGNDVDNLSLSDRRAQSAAELLTQQFGVPAENLTSQGYGAQYLKEQTSGPSRINRRVTVRRITPLLNGGVASLPPPPPGIAPPR; this is translated from the coding sequence CTCGTGCTGCTTGCCACGACCGCGCTTACCGTGACGCAACTCGCAGCCGCTCCATCGCATGCGCAAACCGCGCCGCTGGTCGTGGCGCAGGCCGCGCCGAAGGAAGAACTGGGTCCGGACGGAAAGCCCAAGCCGAAGGAAGCGCCGAAGGGCGCCCCACCGAAGGCAGCACCCCCCGCGCCCCCCGCAGCCCCGCCGGCGAAGCCCGCAGCTCCTCCGCCACCACCGCCGCCTCCGCCACCACCCGCGCCGAAGCCCGCACCGCCTGCGGCACCACCCCCGCATGTCCCGCCGCCCGCGGCACCACCACCGCCGCCGCCGCCGCCCCCGCACGTTCCGCCACCCGCGGCAGCCCCGCCCGCGCCGCCGCCTCCGCACATTCCGCCGCCTGCGGCAGCGCCACCGCCTGCAGCGCCGAAGCCCACCCCGACGCCAAGCCCGACGCCGACACCGACGCCGAGCCCAACGGCTACGCCGCAGATTCAGCAAAGGCTCGAGCAGAAGCTGCCGCAGAAGAACGCGCCGACCTTGGTACCGCCAACAGGGGCGAAACAACTGCCGCAGTCACCTGCGCCCACCGCGGCCCCGACGCCGACGCCGACGCCCACGGCGCCTCCCGCAGGCGGTGGCGCGGGTACGCCACCCCCAGGGCGCGCCGGCCAAACGCCCGCCGCGACCCCGTCACCAACGTCGACGCCCACTCCTACACCTACTGCGCCTCCCACTGGCGGTGGCGCGGGCACGCCGCCGCCAGGTCGCGCCGGCCAGGCACCGGTCGCGCCGAGCGCTACGCCGGCACCGGGTGGCGCGCAGACCGCGCTGCCGGCTGGCGCCGCGCCGCTGGTGCGGCATGCCCCGCCGACGGTGACCGCGCCGCTGCCGCCCCCGCCGCCGCCCGCCGCAGCGCTCGCACCCATTCCTCAGGGTGCGCCGCCGCAGGGGCCGCGCCGCATGGAAGATTTCCGCGCCGCGCGGCAGGAAAGCGACCAGGGGGGCCGCAGGGTCTTCACCGAACCCGGCCGCGTCATCATTGTCGATCCCTCCGGGCAGTCGTTCATTCGCCACGACGAAGATGAGCGATTCCGTTACGGCGCGCGCGACATCCGGACCGAGCAGGTCGGCGGCGACACCCGCACCGTCGTGATTCGTCCCGACGGCTCGGAGATCATCACCGTGGTCGGCCGCGACGGCCAGTTGCTGCGCCGGATCAGGCGCGATCGCGAAGGCCGCGAGATCATTATCATCGACAACAGCTATCGCGATCCGGCCGCGGTCGGCGGCTTCTATGTCGACCTGCCGCCGCCGGTGATCCGCATTCCCTACGACCGCTATATCGTTGAAGCCGACGACGCGCCGCCGGACCTGATCTACGAGACCATGGAGGCGCCGCCGGTGGAACGAATCCAACGGCGTTATTCGCTCGACGAGATCCGCTACAGCCCGTCGGTGCGGCAGTTGATGCCGAGCATCGATCTCAACTCCATCAACTTCGAGACCGGATCGTGGGACGTTCCACCCGATCAGGCGGCGAAGCTGCAGGTGATCGCGGACGGCCTCAATCGGGCGATCCAGCGCAACCCGCGCGAGGTGTTTTTGATCGAGGGCCACACCGATGCGGTCGGCAACGATGTCGACAATCTGTCGCTGTCGGATCGTCGCGCCCAATCCGCGGCCGAGTTGCTGACGCAGCAGTTTGGCGTGCCGGCGGAAAACCTGACTTCGCAGGGCTATGGTGCGCAATATCTGAAGGAACAGACGAGCGGACCGAGCCGTATCAACCGGCGCGTCACCGTCCGCCGCATCACGCCCTTGCTCAACGGCGGGGTGGCATCGCTGCCGCCGCCGCCCCCGGGCATCGCGCCGCCGCGCTGA